One segment of Thermovenabulum gondwanense DNA contains the following:
- a CDS encoding ATP-binding protein, translating to MRCRRCKDKAVIYIERHNAAFCENCFLHYYYNQVDKNIKREKMFKKGEKILVVVSGGKDSMALWDVLNKNGYDVTAMYINLGIGDYSNRSQEIVENYAEERKLPLIIKNIKKEYGLEIGKISKKLKRSPCSICGTIKRYLFNKVALDGGFTTVATGHNLDDEAATLLGNTLNWQEGYLARQAPVLPSTHPKLVKKVKPLFTLTERENLSYILFNGIKFIHDECPHAVGASSILYKEVLNKLEEKSPGTKQRFLINFLEKGRKHFQDVREELDLKECKICGQVTTTEICSFCRLVEISHS from the coding sequence ATGCGATGCAGGAGATGCAAAGATAAGGCAGTAATATACATTGAAAGACATAATGCTGCTTTCTGTGAAAACTGCTTTTTGCATTATTATTACAACCAGGTCGATAAAAATATAAAGAGAGAAAAAATGTTCAAAAAGGGAGAAAAGATCCTGGTAGTTGTTTCCGGCGGAAAAGACAGCATGGCTTTATGGGATGTTCTGAATAAAAACGGGTATGATGTAACCGCTATGTATATTAATTTGGGTATTGGAGATTACTCGAACAGGTCCCAGGAAATAGTTGAGAATTATGCTGAAGAAAGAAAATTGCCGTTAATAATAAAAAATATTAAAAAAGAGTATGGATTGGAAATAGGAAAAATCTCAAAAAAACTAAAAAGAAGTCCGTGTTCCATATGCGGTACAATAAAAAGATACCTCTTTAATAAAGTTGCTTTGGATGGTGGTTTTACTACCGTAGCGACAGGACATAATTTAGATGATGAAGCGGCAACTTTGCTGGGAAATACTTTAAACTGGCAGGAAGGCTACTTGGCAAGGCAGGCTCCGGTGCTGCCCAGCACTCACCCAAAATTGGTAAAAAAGGTAAAGCCGCTTTTTACCCTCACCGAGCGGGAGAATTTGTCGTATATTTTATTTAACGGGATAAAATTTATTCACGATGAATGTCCCCATGCGGTCGGCGCAAGTTCCATTTTATACAAAGAAGTTTTAAATAAATTGGAAGAGAAAAGCCCTGGCACAAAGCAAAGGTTTTTAATAAATTTTTTGGAAAAGGGCAGAAAACATTTTCAGGACGTAAGAGAGGAACTGGATTTAAAGGAATGCAAAATTTGCGGACAGGTAACCACAACTGAAATTTGCTCCTTTTGCAGGCTGGTGGAGATTTCACATAGTTAA
- a CDS encoding tyrosine-type recombinase/integrase → MHDYNSLRKAIFKYFSEEVAPATRNTRLKYLRAFFSWCVSQGYLPANPTEGIKKAKEDINNIRHISLEEVKKLLEQPNKKSYAGLRDYCLMLVQIDTGARPGELFQVKVSDLNLESREIRIRPEVSKTRVGRTLVITPFTVQQLARFLKLRPDWWDDDVPLFATENGLPLCRQHWDRRMRDYCNKAGIKVTPYGLRHTFAIEFLKAGGDPFSLQRILGHTDLTMTRRYVRLSQDDIKEIHEKASPVQKLQQMGKRAPRKLV, encoded by the coding sequence GTGCACGATTACAATTCCCTCCGTAAAGCAATATTCAAATACTTTAGCGAAGAAGTCGCACCTGCTACAAGAAACACCCGCCTAAAATACCTCAGGGCCTTCTTTTCGTGGTGTGTAAGTCAAGGGTATCTCCCAGCCAATCCAACGGAAGGGATAAAGAAAGCCAAGGAAGATATAAACAATATCAGGCATATTTCACTGGAGGAAGTTAAAAAGCTACTCGAACAGCCCAATAAAAAGAGTTATGCAGGGTTAAGGGACTATTGCCTTATGTTAGTGCAGATAGATACCGGAGCAAGGCCCGGAGAGTTGTTTCAAGTCAAGGTGTCGGATTTAAACCTTGAATCGAGAGAAATACGGATAAGGCCCGAAGTATCAAAGACAAGGGTAGGACGCACGCTTGTAATTACTCCTTTCACCGTTCAACAGCTTGCAAGGTTCTTAAAGTTACGCCCCGATTGGTGGGATGATGATGTGCCTTTATTTGCAACAGAAAACGGTCTCCCGCTTTGTCGCCAGCATTGGGACAGAAGGATGAGGGATTACTGCAACAAAGCAGGAATAAAAGTCACTCCCTACGGTTTGCGTCATACTTTCGCCATCGAGTTCCTCAAAGCAGGCGGTGACCCGTTCAGCCTTCAAAGAATTTTAGGTCATACTGATTTGACTATGACAAGGCGTTACGTCAGGCTTTCGCAGGACGATATTAAGGAAATCCACGAGAAGGCTTCTCCCGTGCAGAAGTTACAGCAGATGGGCAAGAGAGCACCGAGAAAGCTGGTGTAA